The proteins below come from a single Thalassotalea ponticola genomic window:
- a CDS encoding glucokinase, translating to MDVINVVADIGGTNLRVGTVLENGDITDLTLYQCEQHPSLQAVLEAYFSSHDIDSSKVNACLAIACPVDQDLIKMTNLPWQFSKSELKADLKLNRLYVINDYTAIAWAVPFLSDQQKVKIGGGQSLDKHPIAICGPGTGLGVANVIWGNDQWISVGGEGGHADFAAVDETEIEILRFLQNKYPRVSYEQVLSGLGIEQIYQALCHMKGVDAEAFKAADISARALENRCDICLQALNQFCKTLGSFAGNMALTTAAFGGVYIAGGIAPRFIEFIQNSEFRERFEAKNRFTEFNKGIATYVITEAQPGVLGASAYLIQQNQNEAL from the coding sequence ATGGACGTAATTAATGTTGTAGCTGATATAGGCGGTACCAATTTACGCGTCGGAACCGTACTTGAAAACGGCGATATAACCGACTTAACGCTGTATCAGTGTGAACAGCACCCGAGTTTACAAGCGGTGCTGGAAGCGTATTTTTCTAGCCATGATATCGATAGCTCAAAAGTAAACGCGTGTTTAGCTATTGCCTGTCCGGTTGATCAAGATCTGATCAAAATGACCAACTTACCGTGGCAGTTTTCAAAATCTGAGCTAAAGGCAGACCTTAAGTTAAATCGCTTATACGTGATTAATGACTACACGGCCATCGCTTGGGCGGTACCATTTTTATCGGATCAACAAAAAGTAAAAATTGGCGGCGGGCAATCACTTGATAAACACCCCATTGCCATTTGTGGGCCAGGTACCGGTCTAGGTGTAGCCAACGTTATTTGGGGCAACGACCAATGGATCAGTGTTGGTGGTGAAGGCGGTCATGCTGACTTTGCCGCAGTTGACGAAACCGAAATTGAAATTTTGCGCTTCTTGCAAAACAAGTACCCGCGTGTGTCATACGAGCAAGTTCTGAGTGGTTTAGGTATCGAGCAAATTTATCAGGCGCTATGTCATATGAAAGGCGTTGACGCCGAAGCGTTTAAAGCGGCAGATATCTCAGCAAGAGCACTTGAAAATCGTTGTGACATCTGTTTACAAGCGCTAAATCAATTTTGTAAAACCCTGGGTAGCTTCGCCGGTAATATGGCGCTTACTACCGCAGCGTTTGGTGGTGTGTATATAGCCGGTGGTATTGCGCCGCGCTTTATCGAGTTTATCCAAAACAGTGAATTTAGAGAGCGCTTTGAAGCCAAAAATCGCTTTACTGAGTTTAACAAAGGTATTGCAACGTACGTGATCACTGAAGCACAACCAGGTGTTTTAGGAGCCAGTGCCTACCTTATCCAACAGAATCAAAATGAGGCCTTATGA